DNA sequence from the Brachybacterium avium genome:
CGCGGCGATCGCCCCGGAGGAGACGATCACCAGCTCGGTGCCCCGCTCGGCCAGCCCGGCGGCGGTGTCCGCGATCCCCTGGATGTGCTCTTCGTCCAGCCGCCCCTGCTCGTCGGTGAGGCTCGAGGAACCGATCTTGACGACGATCCGGCGGGCTGAGGGCAGTGAATCCCGGGTGGTCAGCCGCTCGGGCTGGCGCAGCTCCGCGACGCTCACCGCGTCGTCTCGTCCGAGGCCGGGTCGGCCCAGTGCCCGGCCCTGCGCTCGGCCTCCATGGCCGAGATCCGCTGCATCCGCTCCGCGGTGCGGGTGCGCTGCTGCTCCTTCTTCACCTCACGGGTGGGGCGGGAGCGGTCCTCGAACCGGTCATCGGTGCCGCGTCGACCCAGCATCTCGGCGCCGCCCACCATCGTCGGCTCCCAGTCGAAGACGACTGCATCGTTGCCGGGTCCGATCAGCACCGTGGAGCCGGCCACGGCCCCGGCGGCGAACAGCTGGTCCTCGACGCCGAGCTTCGCGAGGCGGTCGGCGAGGAAGCCGACGGCCTCGTCATTGGTGAAGTCCGTCTGGTGCACCCAGCGCTCGGGCTTGTCGCCCTGGACGCGGTATGCGGTGGCGCCGTCGAACTGCTCGGTGACCACGCGGAAGCCCTTCTCGTCCACCGCGCGGGGCGCGAGGACGATGGGTGCCGCTTCCGGCTCGGGCAGCTTCGCGCGCGCCTGCTCGACGAGTCCGCCGAGGACGAAGGACAGCTCGCGCAGCCCCTTGTGGGAGACCGCGGAGACGTCGAGGACCGGGACGTCGCGCTCGCGGAGCTGGTCGCGGACCATATCGGCCATGTCCTCGCCGTCGGGCAGGTCGGTCTTGTTCAGCACGACGACCGTGGGCCGCTGCATCAGCGGGACCCTGCCGTCGGTCTCCTCGTCGAGGCTCGCCGCATAGGTCGCCAGCTCGTGCTCGATCGTGGTCAGGTCTCTGAGGGGATCGCGGTCCGACTCGAGCGACGCGGCATCCAGCACGTGCACCAGCACGTGACAGCGTTCGATGTGGCGCAGGAAGTCCAGTCCCAGCCCCTTGCCCTGGCTCGCCCCGGGGATGAGACCCGGGACGTCGGCGATGGTGTACCGGTGATCGCCGGCCTCGACCACACCGAGGTTCGGCACCAGGGTCGTGAAGGGGTAGTCGGCGATCTTCGGCCGGGCCGCGCTCATGGCCGCGATCAGTGAGGACTTGCCTGCGCTCGGGTAGCCCACCAGCGCGACATCCGCGACCGACTTCAGCTCGAGCACGAGCGTGCGCTCCTGGCCGGGTTCGCCGAGCAGCGCGAAGCCGGGGGCCTTGCGCCGGGAGTTCGCCAGTGCCGCGTTGCCCAGGCCCCCGCTGCCGCCCCGGGCGGCCACGTAGCGGGTGCCGATACCGATCATGTCGGCCAGCACCGTGCCATCCTCGGCGGTGATCACGGTGCCGTCGGGCACCGAGAGCACCAGGTCCTGACCGCGGGCGCCGTGGCGCAGGTCGCCCTTGCCGAAGCCGCCGCCGGTGGCGCGCTGGTGCGGGCGGTGGTGGTACTCCAGCAGTGTCGTGGTGGACGCATCGACCTCGAGGATCACATCGCCGCCGCGGCCGCCGTCGGCCCCGTCGGGACCGGCCAGGGGCTTGAACTTCTCACGACGGATGGACGCGGCGCCGTGCCCGCCCGATCCCCCGACGACCTGCAGCTGGACGCGGTCGACGAATGTGGCCATGGATGCACTCCGATGCTGAAGGGGAGAAAAGCCTCGAGGGGCGGAGCGTTCGGCTCCGCCCCTCGAAGGACGCTGGGTGCCCCGGAAGCCGGGGCGAGCGGTCAGACCGTCTCGACGACGTTGACCACCTTGCGGTCACGCTTGCGGCCGAACTCGACGGTGCCCGCGGTGAGCGCGAACAGCGTGTCGTCGTTGCCGCGACCCACACCGTCACCGGGGTGGATGCTCGTGCCGCGCTGACGAACGAGAATCTCGCCCGCGCCGACGACCTGGCCGCCGAAGCGCTTGACGCCGAGACGCTGGGAGTTGGAGTCACGCCCGTTCTTGGAGGAGCTGACGCCCTTCTTTGATGCCATCTGGAATCAATCCTTGTCTAGTCGAAGGGATCGCTCAGGCGATGCCCGTGATCTTCAGCCGGGTGAGCTCCTGGCGGTGGCCCTGGCGCTTCTTGTAACCGGTCTTGTTCTTGTAGCGGAGGATCCGGATCTTCTCGCCGCGGAGGTCTTCGACCTTCTCGGCGGTGACCTTCACCTTCGCGAGCTCGTTCTGGGCGGAAGTGACCTTGTCGCCGTCAACCAGCAGCACGGGAGCGAGATCGACGCTGTCGCCCGCCTCGCC
Encoded proteins:
- the obgE gene encoding GTPase ObgE, which produces MATFVDRVQLQVVGGSGGHGAASIRREKFKPLAGPDGADGGRGGDVILEVDASTTTLLEYHHRPHQRATGGGFGKGDLRHGARGQDLVLSVPDGTVITAEDGTVLADMIGIGTRYVAARGGSGGLGNAALANSRRKAPGFALLGEPGQERTLVLELKSVADVALVGYPSAGKSSLIAAMSAARPKIADYPFTTLVPNLGVVEAGDHRYTIADVPGLIPGASQGKGLGLDFLRHIERCHVLVHVLDAASLESDRDPLRDLTTIEHELATYAASLDEETDGRVPLMQRPTVVVLNKTDLPDGEDMADMVRDQLRERDVPVLDVSAVSHKGLRELSFVLGGLVEQARAKLPEPEAAPIVLAPRAVDEKGFRVVTEQFDGATAYRVQGDKPERWVHQTDFTNDEAVGFLADRLAKLGVEDQLFAAGAVAGSTVLIGPGNDAVVFDWEPTMVGGAEMLGRRGTDDRFEDRSRPTREVKKEQQRTRTAERMQRISAMEAERRAGHWADPASDETTR
- the rpmA gene encoding 50S ribosomal protein L27, with the protein product MASKKGVSSSKNGRDSNSQRLGVKRFGGQVVGAGEILVRQRGTSIHPGDGVGRGNDDTLFALTAGTVEFGRKRDRKVVNVVETV
- the rplU gene encoding 50S ribosomal protein L21, with the translated sequence MVYAIVRAGGRQEKVSVGDTIVINRVAGEAGDSVDLAPVLLVDGDKVTSAQNELAKVKVTAEKVEDLRGEKIRILRYKNKTGYKKRQGHRQELTRLKITGIA